ATAGAAGATGCAGGAGCGATAGTGGCAGGAGATATATGTAGTGACACTCCTAAAAATAGCGATGCAACAGCCTTGATAGATAAGGCAAATCAAGGTTTTGTAGAAAAAAAAATTTTGCAAGCAATTTTTTATTATAAACAATCCGAAAGTAAAGATATTTTTTTGCGTATGCCCCATATATTATATAACATGCTGTATTGCTGGGATGCTTTAGAAAATGATTTTCAAAAATATAGAATAATTATTAAGTATTTGCAGCTGGATGTTGTTTTGGAAAAAAAAGAAGAAGAGTTTGTTTTCGCTAAACTCATGCAATTTGTTGATATGTGTTTAAGAGAAGGAAAATTTGAAAAATTTGAAAAAATTGAGCAACTCGCATTAGCAAAGCAAGAAAAATTTTTATATTTTGATGTAGGGGTTATCAGGCTTAAAAAAATGCTTTATTTGGAGCGTTGGGATGATGTTTTGAGGGCTTTTGAAGACTTGAGAGAAAGTAGTAAAAAGCGGTATTTTATTGTTTTTGAGATTGTAAGGTCATTCATAAGAGAAGAGAATATGGAGTTTGAGGAGGAATTAAAAGAAATAGATGATAGGGTTGTGGGAGAAAGTCTGAAGCTGTTATATTTGTATAGTTGCAAGAAATATAGTGATATTTATGATTATATTGTTGAGATTAAAGATGCTAACCCTTACTTATACCAACAATATCACAATAAAATAATTATACAAAAAAAATATTCGACACTTATTGAAAGTTTTAATGTTGATAATATCTTGGAATATATGATCAACAATGAAAAAAAACAGTTTTTTGCTGAGGTTAGTGATGTTTTATCGAAATATAATGTTGAATATAGAATTGGAGATATTATCGAGGCATTAAATGGCGACCAGATAAAGTTAAAGACGCAAGATATGGAAGATTTAATTTGTGCACTTAAAGGCTTTGAAGGACTTGCTGAGTTTTGCAAACGCGAAGATGATATGGGTTTAATTTGCCGTATTTTGACATTTGAGTTTGCTGGAAATTTGTTGGAAAATGAGCGTAGCTAGTAATTTAAGTGTAAAATATGGTATGATATTTAGAAAATAAGGATAAATAAACAATGAAAGCGATTATGTATCATTATGTTAGAGAGGGCAGTCATCAATTACCTTTTTTTAGGTATTTATCAATTGAAAATTTTTGCCGTCAGTTGGATTATTTTGAACAACAATATGGGTTTGTGAAAATGGAAGATATTGTCAATTGTTTTATTTTAAAAAAAGACAATTCTTATCAAACCATTCATAATAAGGTATTGCTAACATTTGATGATGGAGTAATAGATCACTATAGTTATGTATATCCAGAGTTGCTAAAGAGGGGTATTGTTGGATTATTTTTTGTTTCAACGGGAGTTTTTGATTCTAATAAGGCGTTAGATGTTCATAGAATCCATTATTGTCTTGGCAGGATGGGGGGGGGGGGCTTGTATGCGACTACTAAATAAAATTATTACAGATGATATGTTGGAGTATGATTATGATATAAAGTCAAACATTTATACAAAACAAAAAAATGATGAAGCTACTAAAGAATTCAAATCTGTTATGAATTACTTTTTGAAATATGAATATAGAGAAGCTGTGTTGGATCTTATAGTTAAAGAGATTGGGATTGCCGATCAAGATTTATTTAAAGAGCTTTATATGTCGATGGATAATATGCAGGAAATGCAAAAAAATGGCATGATATTTGGTAGTCATAGTGTTAAACATTGTGTAATGTCAAAATTGAGCAGGGATGAGCAAGAAAAAGAAATAAGGAATTCATTTTTATTCTTGGAGAGAAATTTGGATATGCGAAAATTAAAAATATTTTGTTATCCATATGGTGGCTTCCATACTTTTAACGAAGATACCTATGAGGCTTTAAAAGAAAATAATGCAATGTTTGCCTTTAATGTTGAGTCACGAGATATTGAATATAAGGATATTTTACAAAATCCTTATACTCTGCCAAGATATGATTGTAATGAGTTTGAGTTTGGTCAAGCTAGTTTGGGTGTCTGCTAATTTTGGAGATTAAGTAGAAATGTATTATAAGATTTAGAGGTATTTTATGTCTGAATATGATATTAGGTATTGCAAAATAGATGAAGTGGGTAAACTGGTTGAATTTTTAAGGAAGCATTGGAAGGAAGATCATGTATTTGTTTGTAATCGCAAGGTGCTCGATTTCCAGCATTTGGATGAGGAAAATCAGAGATATAATTTTTTGGTTGCGCACAACATCAAAACAGGACAGTTTGATGCTATATTAGGTTTTATTCCTACAAATAAATTTGATTGTAAGTTAGAAACACAAGATGTATGGTTGGCTATTTGGAAGGTAAAAAAGCAGTATGCTAAAACAGGTATTGGATTGCAATTGCTTATGGAAATAATGAGGATATACAAGAATGGAAGTGTAGGGATAATGGGAGCCTCCGAGGATGCTATAAAAATATATAAGGCATTAAAATATATGATGGGGGAACTTAATCATTACTATATTGCTAATTTTAATATCAAAACTCAATTGGCTTATTTTAAAAATAGACACGAAAGAAACATACAAAATATACAAAACAGGTATTGTATAAAAAAAATCAGCAAAGAATGCTTAATTGATAGTGCCTTGGAGTATAAATTTAAGCCTTATAAAAGTATAGAGTATTTCATAAATAGATACCATAATGCAGAGTTTTATGATTATAATTTTTATGGAATTTATGAAGACAATTTGATATTGGCTGCATTTGTTGCTAAAATCATCGAAATAAAAGGAGCAAATTGCATGAGAATAGTTGATTGGATTGGGGAGTTTGTAGGTGATATTTATTATCCAATACAGCAGTTGCTAAAAAAAGATAATTTAGAATATATTGATTTAGTATGTCTTGTCCCAAAGAGGAATCATGAGATCTTAAATATGGGTTTTACACTGAAAGACAAGAACGATGTAGTGCCTAATTATTTCGAACCTTTTATAAAAAAAAATGTTATAATTACAGTTGCTTGGAAATCTAATGACAATGGTTATGCCTTTTTTAAGGGGGATAGCGATCAAGAAAGACCAAATTTCTTAAAAGATTAAGAGCGCTTAATAGTTAAGGAGATTTTATGGAAAGGCAAATTCAAGAAATTATAATTGAAATACTACGGAGTTTGGCTGATGAGCTAGAAAATGATAATTTAAAAAATCCTAGCTTGGAGACAAAAATTTATGGTATAGAAGGAAATTTAGATTCTTTGGCTCTGGTAAGTTTTATAGCGGATTTGGAAAGTGAATTAAGCGAGAAATTAAATATCGATATGGTTTTAGCAGATGAAAAGGCCATGAGTATGCGAAATTCTCCATTCAAAGATGTTGAGAGTTTAGCTAATTATATTACCAAAAAACTTCAGGAGCAAGAATAGTGCAAAAAGTTATCGTTATTACAGGAACTAGGAAAGGTATAGGAAAAGAGTTGGCGGAACATTATTTATCCCAAGGTTTTATGGTTTGCGGTTGTTCGAGAGGAGAAGCCAGTATAATACATGGTAATTATAGACATTTTTGTCTTGATGTGAATGATGAAAAAGCTGTGGCATCTATGGTAAGAAATGTAAAAAAAGAGTTTGGTTGTATTGATATATTGCTTAATAACGCAGGGATAGCTTCTATGAATCATATTTTAACAACTCCCTACAAAACAATACAAAATATTTTTAATACTAATGTCTTTGGAAGTTTTTTGTTCATTAGAGAGGTGGCGAAAGTTATGGTTCAAAACTTTAAAAAAACAAAAACTCAGAAAAGAATAGTAAATTTTGCTACCGTTGCCACACCTTTACGTCTTGAGGGCGAAGCGGTATATGCTGCCTCAAAAGCAGCTATTGTTAGTTTTACGCAAGTGCTGGCAAAGGAATTGAGCGAATTTAACATTACTGTAAATGCTGTGGGACCAACACCAGTTCCAACGGATTTAATCAAAAATGTTCCTAAAGAAAAAATGCAAGCTCTCCTTAATCAACAAGCTATAAAACGCTTTGGAGAATTTAAGGATGTGCTTAATGTTGTTGATTTCTTTATCGATGAAAAAAGTGATTTTATAACAGGACAAATAGTCTATTTAGGTGGAGTAAATGGATAAATTTAAAAATGCTTTTTTGAATAAAATTTTTTGCGAGAATCAAGAACAATACGTGCTAGTTTATGAAGAGCAAAGATATACTTATGATGATTTATGTAACAATGTAATTAACAAAATCAACCTACTAACGAATCTTGGAGAGATTAATACTATAGGTATTATAGGGGATTATGACTTTGAAAGCATAAGTTTATTTTTAGCGTGTATAGAATTAAACAAAATTATTGTCCCATTTATAAATGAAAATGAGATTAGTAATAAACTAACAGAAGTTAATTGCGACATTATATTGAAAGGCGATGAGTATCAAATTCAACAGAAAAATCACAAAAATCACGATTTAATTCAAAAACTTATTAATGAAAATAAACCAGGATTGATTTTATTTTCAAGTGGTAGCACAGGGGTGCCAAAGGCAGTGGTACATAATTTTGAAGCCATAATAGATTTGCACATTACCAAACAATATAATCCTACTAAAACCCTTGGTATTTTCTTGCCCGACCATATTGCAGGCATTGATGTGATGCTTTCTGTTTTGGGTACAGGCGGTAGTCTTGTTATTCCAAAATCGAGAAAACCCAAAGATGTATTGGAGGCAATGCAAAGATATAAAGTGGAAATACTACCAGCTTCCCCAACACTTCTTAGGCTTTTGACACTCAGTGAAATGGAAAAATGTGATTTAGATTCGCTGAAGCTTATCGTATATGGTAGCGAAAGGATGGATTCTAATCTTTTACAATTTTTGCAAAAGATTTTGCCTAATGTAAGATGTAAGCAAAGTTTTGGAACGAGTGAGACAAATGCAATAAAAACTAGAGATCATGATACAAAAGAGGGATATTTTAAAATCATGAATTGTAGTTATAAAATTTTAAATAATGAACTTTATCTAAAATCCAAAACTCAAGCCTTAGGTTATTTAAATGCGGATAATTCTGTATTTGATGATGAAGGATATTTTGCCACAGGAGATTTGGTTGAAGTTATTCATAAAAATAACGAGGAATATATAAAAATTATCGGAAGAAATAAAGAGGTAATTAATGTTGGAGGAGAAAAGGTATTGCCCCAAGAAGTAGAAGGAGTATTAATGCAAATACCTTTCATACAAGATTGTTTGGTGTATGGGCAGAGTAATCCTTTAACTGGACAGAGTGTTCGTGTTAAAATTGTGTTGCAAAAAAATGAAAATCTCGATGCCTTAGAGGCTAAGAAAAAAATAAGAATGTTTTGCAGAGATAAATTAACTAGCTATAAAATACCCACTAAAGTAGAAATTGTTCAAAAGCTAGAAATTAGTGAAAGATTTAAAAAGGTGAGAAGATAGTTTAGGGGGAGACATGAAAACACCATACATAAAATTGGGCGATCGAAAAGTAGGTTTAGAATTCAAGCCATTAGTTATAGTCGAAATTGGAATTAATCATGGCGGTTCATTGCAAGTGGCTTATGAAATGGTTGATGCTGCATGGAAAGCAGGAGCTGAAGTCATAAAACATCAAACTCATGTTGTTCATGATGAAATGAGTGTGCATGCTAAAAAAGTTATTCCGGGTAACGCCAATGTGTCAATTTATGATATCATGGAGGAATGTGCTTTGAGCGAAGAAGAGGAAATCGAGCTTAAACGATATGTTGAAAATAAAGGAATGTTGTTTATTAGTACCCCATTTTCTAGGGCAGCTGCCGATAGATTGGAAAGAATGGGGGTTATGGCTTATAAGATAGGCTCTGGAGAGTGCAATAATTACCCTTTAATTGAACATATTGCAAGGTTTAAGAAGCCTATGATTGTAAGCACAGGAATGAATGACATCAAGAGTGTATGTAAAACCGTAGAAATTTTAAGAAGACATAATGTCCCTTATGCGTTGTTGCATACCACAAATCTTTACCCGACTCCTGCACATTTGGTGAGATTAGGTGGGATGGAGGAATTAAAGAATAACTTTGATGATGCGGTGATCGGACTATCAGATCATACAACGAATAATAGAGCTTGTTTTGCGGCAGTTGCTTTAGGTGCCAGTATTGTGGAGAGGCATTTTACCGATAAAATGGAGAGAAAAGGTCCAGATATCATTAATTCAATGGATCCTGTTGCACTTAAGGAGTTAATTATTGGAGTGGAAGAGATAGCGTTGATGAGAGGTGGGATTAAAGAGGCTGCAAGAGAAGAGCAGGTAACTATTGATTTTGCTTTTGCCACAGTTGTAGCTATCAAGGATATTAAAAAAGGAGAAAAATTTACAATGGATAATTTGTGGGTTAAAAGACCTGGAACAGGACCCATAAAGGCAGAATTCTTTAATGATATTTTAGACAAGAGAGCGAGTATGGATATTTGTGTAGACAAACATATAAGTTGGGACGATATTGATGATTAAGAAGATTGTTTTTTTATCAGGTACAAGAGCGGATTTTGGAAAAATTAAAAGTTTATTGCAAGTTTGTGCTGATTTAGATAGTGTTGAATATAGCGTTTTTGTAACTGGTATGCATATGTTGAGTAAATATGGGAGCACTTTCAAAGAAATTGATAGATTTACAACCAAGACTTATAAGTTTATTAATTGTTTTGAAGGAGAGCCTATGGAAATTGTTTTATCTAATACAATCGATGGTTTTTCTAAATATGTTCATGAATATAAACCGGATTTAATTGTTGTTCATGGGGATAGAGTCGAAGCTCTTGCGGGATCAATAGTTGGTAGTCTCAATAATGTTTTGGTGGCGCATATAGAGGGTGGTGAAAAAAGTGGGACTGTTGATGAAATAATGCGACATGCTATTACTAAGATGTCTCATATACATTTGGTGGCTAATCAAGAAGCTAGAAATAGAATAGTTCAGATGGGGGAAATAGCTGAAAATGTTTTTATTATTGGCTCTCCAGATATAGATATTATGTGTTCTAAATTACCCGATATTGATGTTGTAAGGGAAAAATATCAAATTAAATATGAAAATTATCATATCGTTTTGTTTCATCCAGTTACAACAGAGTTGGATCGCTTTGAAAAATATGCTTCTATATTTGTGGAGGCTCTGTTGGAGAGTTCAGAAGAAAATTATGTAGTAATTTATCCAAACAATGATATGGGATCTGCATTAATATTAAAGCAATATGAAAAATTTAAAGGAAGAAATAATTTTAGACTTTTTCCTTCTATTAATTTTGAATGCTTTTTGACATTAATGAAAAATGCAACATCGGTTATTGGAAATTCTAGTGCTGGTATTAGAGAAGCACCATTTTATAATATTCCCAGTATTAATATTGGGACAAGACAAATGGGGCGTTCAAATATTGAAACTATCTTGAATGTTGATTACGACAAAGAACAGATTAAAGCAGCCATAAAAGAAATAATTCAAGCCAAAACAAATGTTAATAATAATATAGATAGGGTTCGCTTTGGGGAAGGTAGTAGTGCTAAGCAATTTAAAAAACTAATTAAAAGTGAAAAAATTTGGAATGTTTCTGTGCAAAAACATTTTGTTGATCGATAAAGGTTAAAAGAATGAAAGAGAGAGTTATTGCTATAATACCAGCAAGAGGTGGAAGCAAGGGTGTGTATAAAAAAAATATTGCCTTAGTGGGAGGCAAACCGCTGATAACATATACTATTGAGGCAGCGTTAAATTCAAAGATTTTTAGTCGGATAATAGTAACTACCGATAGCGAAGAGATTGCTAATTTGGCATCTGAGTATGGTGTTGGAGTATTAGAAAGGCCTAAAGAGTTGGCTACAGATACGGCTAGTAGTATTGATGTAATTTCGCATGTCTTAGGTGAAATACAGCAAGAAGAATATAGCCATTTTGTTTTATTGCAACCAACTTCTCCCTTGAGAACTGCGAGACATATTCAAAAGGCATGGGAGCTTTATAATACAGAAATGGCTACTACATTGGTTAGTGTGGCGGGAGTTGATGAATGTCCTCAGAAAATGTTGGTCAGAGAGGGTGATAGTATTTTTCCTCTCACTTCTTACGAAGATTTAGTTAAGCCAAGACAGCAGCTTGCAAAAGCATATCTCCCTAATGGAGCTATATATATCTGTAAAATTAGTAATTTTTTGCATTCAAGATGTTTATTTGAAGAAAAAATATCATTATTTGAAATGTCTAGTGATGAGAGCATTGATATTGATGCCAATGATGATATTAGAAAAGCAGAAAGAATTCTCAAGGAATTTAAAATGGACAATAAAATAATAAAAATTGATAATGAAGAGATAGTAGATATTCCTAGTGAAAATGCTTCTAGGGCGAGGCAGCTATATAAAGAAGAAAAGTTTTTATCAGCAATAGAAATTTTTTCTTGCAAAGAAAAAAGATCATTTTTTGAAGCAATTGAGATAATTGGTGTTTGTTATTTTAAGCTTCAAAGATTTGATGAGACAGTTAAATATTTAAGTAAAAGCATTAATAAATTCCCTGTAAAGAGTTCAAAGCAAGCTTGGTTATATCTTTTTAATAGCTACTTTAAAATGAACAATAATGTTATGTGTTTTGAAGTGGCAATAGAGGCCTTGAAATACAAAAAAGTGGATGCTAGAATGGCTAAAGCTGTTTTAGAGGCATTTTGTATGTTAGAGGAGAGTAAATATTTGGCAGTGGTTAACAAAATATATCCCTTATATGATGAGTTTTGTTACAAAAATAACTTAAAAGTTCCTCAGAGATTTACACAGGCTTATGCAAAATATAATTATTCATTGAAGGAAACTTATAACAAAAAACCTGTGGATATATCTATGGAAATTTTAGATAAATTTGAGGTTTTGGTACCAACATATCAAAGAAAAGAGGCAATTATATCGACCATTAGAAATATTAAAGAGGTTAATAAATGGATCCATATGAGAGTTGTCGATAATGCTTCAACGGATGGGACTTATGAAGCGTTGCAGGAATTGGCAAAAGAATATCCAAATTTGTATGTATCTCAGAATGAGGAAAATTTGGGATATGCCGGAAGTATGGTTAGATTACTAAAGGAATGTTCTAGAAAATTTGGGATATTTACATCAGATGAAGAACCAATTATAGTGGAAAACACTATAAAAGCGATACAATATATGATTGATGACAATATAGATTTTCTTTCATCGCAATTCTTTAGAAAAAATTCTTTTTTTCGCGGAAAAGCAAATAATTACCTAATGTCGCCAGAAGAATATATGAGAGCTTCATTTTTTACATCCGGTATTATATTTAACATGAATTTATTGCAGAAATATCAGGATATTATTGTTAAACATACACCCAGAAAGCAAGTATATCCAGAGATTATTTTTGCAATTGTGGCAAGTATATTTGGTAAGTGCTTTTGGTTTAATTTGCCAACAGCGTATATTCTGAAGTATCAATTGCCGACTCATTCTCATGATGATACGGAAGAGAAAAGCTATACTTGTCTTATTGAGCGTTGGAGGCAGTTTCAACGATTTATGCAATTTTTTCAGGAATTGTTTCAAGAGACCATTGAGGAAAAATATAAGGCAAGAATTGATAGTGTCATGAGGCATTCAGCGTCTGAAATTTTCTTTGGTTTAAAAAATGCAGCAAAAAGAGAATATAAGACGCTTAGTGAATATTTTTAGATAAAATTACAAATTTTAGACACCCTTTAATCGTGGCTTTTTTAAGATGCTTAAGGTGGTTTTTAAAAGGATAACTGCATTTTTCCCTATATTTTAGAGCAAAGGGGCGTTTTTTTTATCTGAATAGCGATAAAATTCTCTTATTTTTTGCCATCTAGTATCAACACAGATGCGGCTTTTTTGTTGTGTTAATACTTCTTTCGGTGGTGAAAATTCAAGATACACTAATTGGCAAATTGGCAAACAGAGTACATGTATTTGTTAAATATTA
This portion of the Helicobacter canadensis MIT 98-5491 genome encodes:
- a CDS encoding ANL family adenylate-forming protein: MDKFKNAFLNKIFCENQEQYVLVYEEQRYTYDDLCNNVINKINLLTNLGEINTIGIIGDYDFESISLFLACIELNKIIVPFINENEISNKLTEVNCDIILKGDEYQIQQKNHKNHDLIQKLINENKPGLILFSSGSTGVPKAVVHNFEAIIDLHITKQYNPTKTLGIFLPDHIAGIDVMLSVLGTGGSLVIPKSRKPKDVLEAMQRYKVEILPASPTLLRLLTLSEMEKCDLDSLKLIVYGSERMDSNLLQFLQKILPNVRCKQSFGTSETNAIKTRDHDTKEGYFKIMNCSYKILNNELYLKSKTQALGYLNADNSVFDDEGYFATGDLVEVIHKNNEEYIKIIGRNKEVINVGGEKVLPQEVEGVLMQIPFIQDCLVYGQSNPLTGQSVRVKIVLQKNENLDALEAKKKIRMFCRDKLTSYKIPTKVEIVQKLEISERFKKVRR
- a CDS encoding polysaccharide deacetylase family protein encodes the protein MFIESIIVLAGWGGGACMRLLNKIITDDMLEYDYDIKSNIYTKQKNDEATKEFKSVMNYFLKYEYREAVLDLIVKEIGIADQDLFKELYMSMDNMQEMQKNGMIFGSHSVKHCVMSKLSRDEQEKEIRNSFLFLERNLDMRKLKIFCYPYGGFHTFNEDTYEALKENNAMFAFNVESRDIEYKDILQNPYTLPRYDCNEFEFGQASLGVC
- a CDS encoding N-acetylneuraminate synthase family protein; the protein is MKTPYIKLGDRKVGLEFKPLVIVEIGINHGGSLQVAYEMVDAAWKAGAEVIKHQTHVVHDEMSVHAKKVIPGNANVSIYDIMEECALSEEEEIELKRYVENKGMLFISTPFSRAAADRLERMGVMAYKIGSGECNNYPLIEHIARFKKPMIVSTGMNDIKSVCKTVEILRRHNVPYALLHTTNLYPTPAHLVRLGGMEELKNNFDDAVIGLSDHTTNNRACFAAVALGASIVERHFTDKMERKGPDIINSMDPVALKELIIGVEEIALMRGGIKEAAREEQVTIDFAFATVVAIKDIKKGEKFTMDNLWVKRPGTGPIKAEFFNDILDKRASMDICVDKHISWDDIDD
- a CDS encoding SDR family NAD(P)-dependent oxidoreductase, translating into MQKVIVITGTRKGIGKELAEHYLSQGFMVCGCSRGEASIIHGNYRHFCLDVNDEKAVASMVRNVKKEFGCIDILLNNAGIASMNHILTTPYKTIQNIFNTNVFGSFLFIREVAKVMVQNFKKTKTQKRIVNFATVATPLRLEGEAVYAASKAAIVSFTQVLAKELSEFNITVNAVGPTPVPTDLIKNVPKEKMQALLNQQAIKRFGEFKDVLNVVDFFIDEKSDFITGQIVYLGGVNG
- the neuC gene encoding UDP-N-acetylglucosamine 2-epimerase gives rise to the protein MIKKIVFLSGTRADFGKIKSLLQVCADLDSVEYSVFVTGMHMLSKYGSTFKEIDRFTTKTYKFINCFEGEPMEIVLSNTIDGFSKYVHEYKPDLIVVHGDRVEALAGSIVGSLNNVLVAHIEGGEKSGTVDEIMRHAITKMSHIHLVANQEARNRIVQMGEIAENVFIIGSPDIDIMCSKLPDIDVVREKYQIKYENYHIVLFHPVTTELDRFEKYASIFVEALLESSEENYVVIYPNNDMGSALILKQYEKFKGRNNFRLFPSINFECFLTLMKNATSVIGNSSAGIREAPFYNIPSINIGTRQMGRSNIETILNVDYDKEQIKAAIKEIIQAKTNVNNNIDRVRFGEGSSAKQFKKLIKSEKIWNVSVQKHFVDR
- a CDS encoding cytidylyltransferase domain-containing protein, with the translated sequence MKERVIAIIPARGGSKGVYKKNIALVGGKPLITYTIEAALNSKIFSRIIVTTDSEEIANLASEYGVGVLERPKELATDTASSIDVISHVLGEIQQEEYSHFVLLQPTSPLRTARHIQKAWELYNTEMATTLVSVAGVDECPQKMLVREGDSIFPLTSYEDLVKPRQQLAKAYLPNGAIYICKISNFLHSRCLFEEKISLFEMSSDESIDIDANDDIRKAERILKEFKMDNKIIKIDNEEIVDIPSENASRARQLYKEEKFLSAIEIFSCKEKRSFFEAIEIIGVCYFKLQRFDETVKYLSKSINKFPVKSSKQAWLYLFNSYFKMNNNVMCFEVAIEALKYKKVDARMAKAVLEAFCMLEESKYLAVVNKIYPLYDEFCYKNNLKVPQRFTQAYAKYNYSLKETYNKKPVDISMEILDKFEVLVPTYQRKEAIISTIRNIKEVNKWIHMRVVDNASTDGTYEALQELAKEYPNLYVSQNEENLGYAGSMVRLLKECSRKFGIFTSDEEPIIVENTIKAIQYMIDDNIDFLSSQFFRKNSFFRGKANNYLMSPEEYMRASFFTSGIIFNMNLLQKYQDIIVKHTPRKQVYPEIIFAIVASIFGKCFWFNLPTAYILKYQLPTHSHDDTEEKSYTCLIERWRQFQRFMQFFQELFQETIEEKYKARIDSVMRHSASEIFFGLKNAAKREYKTLSEYF
- a CDS encoding polysaccharide deacetylase — translated: MKAIMYHYVREGSHQLPFFRYLSIENFCRQLDYFEQQYGFVKMEDIVNCFILKKDNSYQTIHNKVLLTFDDGVIDHYSYVYPELLKRGIVGLFFVSTGVFDSNKALDVHRIHYCLGRMGGGGLYATTK